CGTGATATTATGGTCGTACATATCCAGTACTTTATTTAAATAATATTCTTCTGCCCCACGCAAATAATCATCTAGAGGTAAAAGTTCTTTATCATTATGCACAACAAAATCGTTTGGGGTTTTTGCTGAAGAATTAAAGTCTTGTGCTTTCCACTTAAAGTGAATAGGTAACAACTCATAGGTAATCTGTTCTTCGTTAGTTACCATCGTCATCATATCATCAAGTAAAATTTCTAGTTCTTTCAAGTTTCCGGGCCAATCATAGTACATAAATAATTGTTCAACTTCTCTAGACATTCCCTGTAGCTTTTTACCAAATAATGTTTCGTAGCGTCGTAAATAATCGTTAATAAACGGTTTAATATCTTCTCTACGTTTACGGAGTGGAGGAACAATAATCGAAACAGCTGCAAAAAAATAGTAAAGTTCCTTCAATAATTCCCCAGAGGCGATTAAATCAATGGGATCTCCACCTATGCTTGCGATAAATAAATGAGAATCTTGCCTATGCTCTTCGAGTAATGTTAGACATTCTTGTTGTAATTCGAGTGATAAATATTCAATTCGCTCACAGAAAATAGTGCTACTATCACTGGTTTGTAATTGTTTTTTTAAACGTTCAAGCATTGTGGTATCTGTTCGATTACAGAAATAAGTGATGAAATTTTCATTTGTTGGCGTAGATTCATGATGAATAGCTTCTGCAATTAGATCTTTACCTGTTCCGGATTCCCCAATAAGTAATACAGGTAGTCTAGCAGCAGCAGCTTTTTTGGCAGTATCGATTACTTCACGCATTGGTTCAGAAACAGCTGTAATTGTATTAAATGTAATGGGTTCACCATAACGCCGTAGCGGTTGGTAAACCAATTTTTCTAATGTAGTAATGTCTCTTGCAATTTCAATAGCTCCAAGAAGCTGATTATTTTCTTGTATTGGATAGGTATCATTAATGGTAGTAATCTCATGACCATTTTGATTCCAATATGTTTGTTTTACATTTAAAATAGGCTTCGCTGATTGGAGTACTTGTAACAATGTACTGTCTTCTTTTTCGAATTGGAAAAGTTCTAGTATTGAACGATCACGAATATCTGATAAATGAAGTCCCTCAATTTCCCTCATCTTTTCATTATAGATTATAGTTTTACCGTTTATATCTACTGCATGTATACCGACTGAAACATGTTCAGTAGCAAATTGATAAAACGGCAGTAATTCATCTTTTTGTATCTCCATATTGATCACCTGAAAAGTTTTTAGATTTTTTTTATAATTTCCACTTGAAAAATGCAATTATATTTTGCATTATTATAAGTGTAAAAGGGAAGTGAATGCAAATATTTTTTGCACTCACGATCACAAAGGAGGATATGAAATGATTCCGTACAAAACAGAACCATTAACAGATTTTTCGAAAGAGGAAAATCGTCAAGCATATCAAGAAGCTTTACAAAAAGTACAAAGTGAACTTGGGCAAGATTATCCGTTGATTATTGGTGGGGAAAGAATAACAACTGAAGACAAAATTGTATCTTACAATCCTGCGAAAAAAACAGAGGTAGTAGGTACAGTATCAAAAGCAAATCAAGAGCTTG
This window of the Rummeliibacillus pycnus genome carries:
- a CDS encoding AAA-type ATPase lid domain-containing protein, which encodes MEIQKDELLPFYQFATEHVSVGIHAVDINGKTIIYNEKMREIEGLHLSDIRDRSILELFQFEKEDSTLLQVLQSAKPILNVKQTYWNQNGHEITTINDTYPIQENNQLLGAIEIARDITTLEKLVYQPLRRYGEPITFNTITAVSEPMREVIDTAKKAAAARLPVLLIGESGTGKDLIAEAIHHESTPTNENFITYFCNRTDTTMLERLKKQLQTSDSSTIFCERIEYLSLELQQECLTLLEEHRQDSHLFIASIGGDPIDLIASGELLKELYYFFAAVSIIVPPLRKRREDIKPFINDYLRRYETLFGKKLQGMSREVEQLFMYYDWPGNLKELEILLDDMMTMVTNEEQITYELLPIHFKWKAQDFNSSAKTPNDFVVHNDKELLPLDDYLRGAEEYYLNKVLDMYDHNITKASEALGMSRQNLQYRIRKMKK